Part of the Prunus dulcis chromosome 8, ALMONDv2, whole genome shotgun sequence genome is shown below.
aaataaatattactCAATCATCAATAATATTTCATAAACACTCACAAATCAACAGAAATGGTTAGATTACAAAAGTCTATATTGCCGCAATTCTCCTAGCCCAATACATGGGATGTAATCAAATTGAGAATATTATATGAAAAATTATCTACCCAACGAATTATAGGTAAGGAAACAGTACCTAAATAATGAATTAATGGGTTTAAggacaaaaaattatataataaaatattgtatgCAAACCTAGCATATGAGACaatcaatataataaaatatttatatgcaaAACAGTACCTAAATAATGAATTAATGGGTTTAAGggcaaaaaattatataataaaatattgtatgCAAACCTAGCATATGAGACaatcaatataataaaatatttatatgcaaACATAGCTTTGTGATGAAATATTGATAAGCTTCAGGATGCGAGCATGAGGAAAAGAATAGAAGAAATGTTCATCAACAGAGGGAAAGTACACGTGTGgatgagaagagaagaaaaacattCAAGATTTTTTACTAACCTGAAAGAAGTGAATGACAAGATGGGATACCAAAGTGGAGCCCTaaccatgaagaaaaaagatctACTTGCTTGTTGCTTGATATAACGATGGAAGAAAGAATTGGAGATGGTTTGGTACTATCTTCCTCgctttccaatattttcataaagtTTGGTGTAAATAAGTAAGACTTGTGGTAGTAAGAATTAGTTTCAAAAGTATTGAAAAGTCATTTATTTCACaaagtttttaaaagtcattaacaTTTTGGATacctcaaaatttttaaatactcTTTAAAACTCACAATTGAATACAAGACTATTTATaagtcacaattgaataccTTCAGACTTTTAAACTCATTAAAAGTTAGAATTGGATACACCACATGACATAAAATGACTTTTAACCAAAATAGAAAtccttgaccaaaaaaaaaaaaaaaaaaaaacaaaaaaaaaaaaaggactgAGACTTTCTCGGCCCAtttgccttttgctttgtGGGTCGACAGGAAAAGCTAGAGTTACTGGAATACAAATGGGCCGGCCcgttttaattttattggtTCGAGTTGATTGAACACTCAAACGAGGTGAAACTGTATTCCATCTCTTCGTCTCGTCTCGTCTCCCTCTTCTCTGTGCAACCTTGGACTCAAAAGTAAGAGCAAAGTCTTTGCTTTGGATCTGAGACGGTTCCTTCAATAatttttcttgaagaaaaaaaaagaaagagagagcaaGAGAGTGAGAGAACGAGATTTGGCGCTGTTCTTTATTTTAGAGCAACAAACAATGGAGCAGCTTCGGTCAGCCATGGAGGAGCACATGGAGCAAATGGCAGATCTCGTCCAGAAACTCTCCGCAGAGTTACGTTCTGGTCTTAATCCCGCTTTGGACAATTTCTTGGGTTTTTTCCACGCTATCAACTGGAAGGTacgccctctctctctctctgtttggTTCTCTAGAAATCAAACAAAGTGCAAAAGAAaatctaatttaaattaatggGTTATGTGCAGGAGCCTTGGTTGATGGGTTTAATCGGCAGCCATTTTGTGTTGCTGATAGTGGCTATTACTTCCAGGAAGAATCTTAACTTCCAAAtgtttttgttccttttgGCATGTAAGTTCCGTTAATTATTGCTTTCATATGCTTTAACGTTCCAACTAGATTCTCTTTGTAGCTTCTGATATAGTAATAAATTTAGTATTACATataatttgtatattttggTACAACAtgtaatatttgattttattttctggaCTGTATAATGTGTGATTGCTCCTTCAGTCGATCCATGAAGGATTGTTCTTCCCAGCTGACAACAATTTTTAGATTTAATAATAATCTTTTATTATAAGAAGCTACAGAAAATGGTGCTAATGGATGTGAATGGAACTTAGGGCTGTGGATTGACCTTTGATGATTCACATTATAATGGGTGATGGCTAAGATGCATTCATTTGGTTAGATTCACGGCATGTTTCTGGTCTCCTTCGGTAGACTTTCAGGAATAGAATAGTTGATGATTCCAGAAGCAATTTGACAGCTTATTTTAGAAGCATGTTGGGAATGGTAATTTGAGAAGGCCCCTCAAAGATATAAGCAGTGTGTCTTACTGCAAGATGGTTTTATGGAAGTAATTATTATTCTAGCATAAACCATTAGGTTTCGGTGGCTACTGCACTACTGATCCAGAGCAAGTAAATCAGTGGATAATTATATGGTTGCACAAGGCCATTATCTTTTCCCACAGTTCATTCACTGGACACTAGAAACAGGCTGCCCAGTAACGATGCTTCAATGGGGATACTGAGGAAATATTCTCTCTCACTGTGATATGGTAGCAGAGCTCCTCTTTTatttgcttgcattttcagtaaaacaatttggaaTTATCTACTGTAGATATAGCCTAACTCATTATACTGGAAGTTGGGTAGTTGAAATCAAATGATTGATTGACTCCAATGATAAAAGTTTTTCACTGTCTGTTAGTTTAATTGGGCTGTATGGATGACTTTTATTACCAACTCTGGATTGAAGAGGGAATCAGAGAACTGAGGAACAAATTCAATCAAGCTTTGATTCTTTCTAGTTGTTAGGCAACATGCTATAGGAACTTTGACCAAGTTTCATACCCTACTTTTTTTTGAATAGTTTCATACCCTACTTAGGATGAGATACCAAAGAGTTGTTCCTTAATTCCTTTGCCTGTACTGGACACAACTTATTTTAAGAAATGGGGGCACAATATCCAATATTTTGGGCGACTTATTGATCACCTTAGATTCATTCATTGAAGCTgctaatataatatatttgcATTGCATGTGCTGTATGATTTCTTCCTAATATGGAGGAATCATTTTCGTTATAAGTTCTGAATCTTCAGGAAATGCCATTGAAACATCTAATTTCAGAGTTCAATACTTGCACTCCAAAGAATAGTGTACTACTCGATCTGCTTCTGTTTAGAGTTTGGGACAATTGTTCATTCTTTTTCAGTGGATTGATGTTTTAGTTAAATTGGGTATAAATTGTATGACTAAGATTTCATGCTCCTCATTCCCTTTGTGCTGGCTTTGTAGAATTGTAATAATTTGTAGACTAGTTGAGTTGGTAACTTTGCCAACTCATCGTCACCAACCAGTCATCAGTACTTCTGATATGggtttattgaattttttaactTGTTTATCTTTATTGTTTTGGCCTGTAGAATTTATGGGCTTATAGAATTGACATCACTGTTAAGCGTTGACGGTCTGTTCTTGTGTGCTGCTCGTGAGGGAATGGGGGAACTGAGCATGTCTTTTGGAGCTTGTTTTCAGAACAAGGGTGGAACTGAGCATGTGAATTTACATAAACTCGTTTTGGTTGTAGGAATATGTACATCTATTGCAcaggaaaaatgaaaatggaaaatataatttatggaTGTTTGCTGCTTATCCAGATACTTATATGGGCAACTATTTTATGCAGTGGCTGGAGTATATCTTGCAGAGAGGCTCAATAGTTTACTGGGTGAGAACTGGAAGAGCTTTTCCACTCAGAATTATTTTGATCCAAATGGAGTTTTTCTCTCATCAGTCTGGTCTGGGCCTCTTCTCATCATTGCAATCATAATTTTGGTTAGTACATGGAATTGCTTATTTATctggtttctttttctttgcttatCGGATCGTGCCCTTGCAATTGGTTGTTTTAACATgaactctattttttttttcacagaTAAACACACTCTTCTCCTTGTGTCGCCTGATTGTTAGG
Proteins encoded:
- the LOC117636312 gene encoding transmembrane protein 18 translates to MEQLRSAMEEHMEQMADLVQKLSAELRSGLNPALDNFLGFFHAINWKEPWLMGLIGSHFVLLIVAITSRKNLNFQMFLFLLALAGVYLAERLNSLLGENWKSFSTQNYFDPNGVFLSSVWSGPLLIIAIIILINTLFSLCRLIVRWKRAELRHRARLSQNKQD